Below is a genomic region from Ferribacterium limneticum.
CCGAAATCCACAAGAACTTCAGCCCGCTGTTCAATCCGAATGCTTCAGCCGACTGGAAGGCCGCGGCGAAGGCCAATATCGAGCGGCGCTTTTCCTTCATCGAGAAGGCGCTGAGCGGCCGCGACTACCTGACCGGGGCCAATTTTTGCGTGGCCGATGCCTATCTGTTTACGGTTGTGAACTGGACCAAGGTCGTCAAAATCGACTTGGCGCCGTGGCCGACGCTGGCTGCGTTTCATCAGCGGGTTATGGCGCGGCCGGCGGTGCAGGTGGCGCTTCGGGAGGAAGGGCTGATTTAGCCTTTGCTAGTCGGCTTTCTGCTGAATTGGCTTGGGTTTCCGCCTTGTTGGCGGGCGTACTTTGTTTTGCTTCGCCAAAAGAAAGTAGCCAAAGAAAAGGCGACCCCGAGGGCGGCGCCGGCTTTGCCGGTTCCTTGCGCTACTCGGAAGGCCGGGCGGCTGCGGAACTCGGGCTTCGCCCTCAAACAGTCCTCGCCGACTGCCCCCGGCCTTCCTGCGTTGCTCAGCGCCTTCCACGGGGGCCCCAAAGGCGTTCGGACTCCACGGATGTAGCTCAAAAAAGCCGGTTTCCACGGTCAACCGGAAAAAAAGGCCAAAAATGAAATCTGTCATTCAGGCACCAAGCCCAAGCATGGATCGTTTCACCGGGCCCCTTGAGAGGTGCCGAGCAACGCAGGGGCTGGCGGAAAAAGGGCGAGGACTGTCTGAGGGCGAAGCCCGAGTTCCGCAGCCCCCGCCAGCACCGAGTAGCGCAGGGAACCGGCGCAGCCGGCACCGACCCAGGGTCGCCTTTTCTTTGCTTACTTTCTTTTGGCGAAGCAAAAGAAAGTAATGCCGCCAGCAAGGCGGAACCCCAAGCCAATTCCGAATGCTAGCGCCAAAAAACCCGGGTTCCTGCCATCCCGGCAGCGATGCTCAACCTAACAGCATTGGGCGAATTGCGCGTTATTCCTTGCCTTCGGCCGGATGCGCCACCTTCCTCCCAGAGAGTCGATAAGCCACCCGAGCCCGCGTCGTACCAAGAATTTTGGCGGCGCCGGATACATTGCCTTGCGCCAGATGCAGCGCTTGCCCGATGGCATCTTCCTCCAGGCTATCCAGTGAAAGCTTCCCCGAGGCGAGCGCTTCCCGAAGCTGCGCCGACAGGTTCGGCACGCCGGCCGGTTGTTCCGGTGGGCTGGCCGCAGCTTCCATCCGGGCCGGCTCGCGCCGGATGTTCTCCCCGCTCGTGAACAGGTGAGAAATGTCGATGCCGCCATCTTCCGGCGCCAGAATGACGCCGCGTTCGATCAGGTTTTCCAGCTCGCGGATATTCCCCGGCCACGAGTAGAAGAGCAGCGCTTCGAGTGCCGCCTCGGTGAAGCCCGTCACCTTGCGCTTGTGCAGCGCGCAGTAGCGGTTGAGGAAATGCTCGACGAGCAGCAGGATGTCTTCTTTGCGCTCGCGCAGCGGCGGGATATTGACCGGGAAGACATTGAGTCGATAGAACAGGTCGTCGCGGAATTTGCCGGCTTCAACGAGATCGCGCAGGTTTTCGTTGGTCGCAGCCACGACGCGGACATCGACCTTGCGCACCCGCGTGTCGCCGATGCGCTCGATTTCGCCTTCCTGTAGCGCGCGCAGCAGCTTGCCCTGGGCGACCAGGCTCAGCGTGCCGATTTCGTCGAGGAAAAGAGTGCCACCGTCGGCCCGTTCGAAGCGGCCCGGGCGGGATTGGCTGGCGCCGCTGAAGCCGCCTTTTTCGACGCCGAAAAGTTCAGATTCGATGAGTTGTTCGGGAATGGCCGCGCAGTTGATGGCGATGAAAGGCTGCTCGGCGCGGTCGCTGATATTGTGCAGGGTGCGCGCAAATTGTTCCTTGCCGACGCCGCTTTCACCCAGGAAAAGAACCGTGGCCCGTGTCGGGGCGACGCGCTGGATCATGTGGCAGACGGTATTGAAGCCCGACGAAACGCCGACCAGATCGATCTTGTCGCTGATCTCGGTGGTGCTGCTATCGCTGCGCGGAAAGGAGAATTTCTTGCTGCTCGGGCTTTGGACGAAATCCTGCGCCTGCAGATAGCGAAAATCGGCGTCCGGGTCGTCCCATTGGTCGAGCGCCTTGCCGACGATCTTGCAGGCCGGGGCCCCCATGGCCTTGCATTCGACTTCGCGGACCAGCATCTGGCGGCCGAGGAAACTGCTCAGGTAGCCGTTGGCGTAGCCTTGTTGCAGCCAGCAGACTGGCGTGTTGCTGTCGCCAAAAGTGGCCAGGTGCTGTTCGGCTTCAGCTGAATTGCGCCAGATGAATTCCCCGTAGAAATGCCCGGTTTCAACGTCGACATCGAGGGCCAGCGTTTCCACCGAGACGAAGCCCTCCAGCGCGTGCATTTGCGGGCCTACGGCAAAGGAGTCGAAGTCGTTGCTGTCAGGGCGAATGCGGCGGACCATTTCGGCATCGCGCGCGCCCGATTGGTAGCCCATGCGGGTAATCAGGCCGCGTGCCTTCTCGATGCCGACCGTTTCGATCAGCTCGCGCCGGATGGCACCCAGCGAGGTGTTGTGGAGCAGCACCATGCGCCGATCGTCGAACCAGACTTCGCCCTTGGCAGGGACGAAACGGAGGCGCGCGGCAAGATCGTCGATATCCGGCAGGCGATGTTTGTCGTGGGCGCTCGGGCGCAGCAGGCGAATGCCCTTGTCTTGCGTCGATTTTTGGCCGGTGTCCATGCGGGTTCCTTCGCTACGCTTGTCGTCTGCCAGCGGTAAGTGGCGGGATTCGAAGCGCTGATTATCGCGCGCGTGGATCAATAATTGGCGGCGCTTTTGCCGCCGGGTTCCGGCCGGTATTCCTGACGTAGATTGGTTGTGGCGGCAGCCAGCAGGAGTGCGTCGACACCCACCGCAATGAAGCGGGCGCCGGCCTCGAAGTAGCGTTGAACGATGGCTTTGTCGCCACACAGGACGCCGCCGCTTTTGCCCGCAGCGCGGGTTTTTTGCAGGCCGGTTTCGATGGCCTGGACGATGCTCGGGTGGTTGGATTGCCCGAGCAGGCCATACGAAGCGGCGAGATCGGCGGCACCAAAGAAAATGCCGTCGACGCCATCAACGGCCACAATCTCGTCGAGGTTGTCGTAACCGAGTTTCGTCTCGACCTGCAGCAACAGGCACATCTGATCATTGGCCTGGGCGCTGTAATCCTGGATTCGACCCCAACGCGAGGCACGCGCCAGCGCTGCGCCAACGCCGCGGATGCCTTCCGGCGGATAGCGCATGGCGCGGACCAGTCCGGCCGCCTGCTCGGCGCTTTCAACCATCGGGATGAGCAGCGTCTGAACGCCGGTTTCCAGCAATTGCTTGATCAGCACATGATCGCCCTGCGGCGGGCGGACGATGGCATGCGACGGGTAGGGCTCGATGGCCTGCAACTGGGAGAGAATGCTGCGCAGGTCATTGGGGCCATGCTCGCCGTCGATCAGCAGCCAGTCGAACCCGGCCCCGGCACAGATTTCGGCGCTGAAGGTTTCACCGAGCCCGAGCCACAGGCCAAGCAGGGTTTCGCCATTTCTCAGGTCGGTTTTGAAGCTGTTAATTGGTATTTCCATGACGAAGTGTTATCCCGTTGGTGCTGTTGAATGCCTGTCCCTTGAATGCACTTGAGGGGTTTGGTTAGCCTTGATCAAGGTTTGGCTTCAAAATGGATAACTATGCAGGTGGCGACACATGCCGTCCAATACAAATAGTTGTGCCGATCAATACCCGTGCGGTATGCCCACCGCTCTTTTAATCACGAAACTATGTTTCAGGTGATACAGATACATGAATAGATTTATTTCAGAACTGACGCGGCTCTATTTCCTGCCTGGGCAGGAATGGCAAACTTGGCAGCCCAGCGAGAGCGGTGAGCCAGCCTATGTCATGGAAGGATTGCTGACACCGGAAGTCCTGGCTGAGCGTCTGGCAACCGAGAGCAACGTGGGACTCACGCTCGTCAGCCCGAACGGAATGGTTCGCGCGATGGTCATCAGCTTGGCAAACGGCAGCTACTGGGAACAGTTGGCGGCCCTCTATCAAGGTGTTCAAGAGGATTTTGACGTGCCAGCACCGGCCATTTCGGTTTCTGTCGAAGACGGCTATCAAATCTGGTTTTCGCTGGCTGAACCGGTGCCACTGCAGCAGGCTCAGGCGTTTTTGAATGCGCTTCGACTCAAGTATCTGAACGATATTCCTGTCGCCCGGCTTAAATTTCGACCTGGCATTGAGGACGGTACAAACGTACATTCGCTGAGCGTCCTGCCTTTGATGCAAGCTCTGAAAGAACCTGAGCGCTGGTCGGCATTCATCGACCCCAGCATGGGCAGCATGTTCATCGATGAGTCGTGGCTGGAAATGGCCCCCAATCTGGATCAGCAGGCGGCCATGCTCGCCGAGGTCGAGACTATCAAGGCTGAAGATTTTCAACGGGTAATGAGCATCATGCAGGCCGAACCGGCCTTTGCTGGCACGCCAGTCGAGAACGCGGCCCGTTCTGGCAGTGATCGGCAAACGCCATCACTCGGTGTGGGCAGCCATTTCACCGATCCAAAGAGCTTCCTGATGGCGGTCATGAATGATCCGCAGACCAGCGCTCACGACAGAATCGAGGCGGCCAAGGCGCTTCTGCCGTACTTCGAAAACCTCAAGGCACAGTGAATGTCGGGCCATCTTTCTAAAAAAGGCCAAGCATCGGATCTGGTTGAACGTATCGCTCAGCTTATCAAAACCAGGTTCGAGGACGAGAGTTCCGGACACGACTGGCACCACATCCGCCGGGTATGGCAATTGGCTCGGCAGATAGCTCAGCGTGAGGGGGCGAATCAGGAAATCGTCGAACTGGGGGCCTTGGTCCACGACATAGCAGACTGGAAATTCCACGCTGGAGACGACACTGTCGGCCCCCGCGAAGCAGAGCGCCTGCTTGTGAGTGAGGGGGCGGCAAGCAGTGTTATCGAGCAGGTCGTCGGAATCGTTGCCAGCATCTCTTACAAAGGGGCTGGTGTGAAGACAGCGATGACTACCCTTGAGGGCCAGTGTGTGCAGGATGCCGACCGGCTTGATGCGATCGGGGCCATCGGCATTGCCCGCTGCTTTGCCTACGGCGGGCACGCCAATCGTCTGATGTACGATCCCGATCAGCCGCCTGTCATGCATGCAACAGCCGAAGCTTACAAGGCGGCGAAAGGGAGCAGCCTCAATCACTTTTACGAGAAGCTATTCTTGCTCAAAGACCGTATGAATACCGAGACTGGCAAGGCGTTGGCAGAACAGCGCCATCGCTATATGGAAGAATTTGTTGCCCAATTTTTGGAAGAGTGGGGGGCAGCATGCGTATAAATTTGAAGGTTCCCTTCGCTGAGAAGGAACAAGCCAAGAAACTGGGAGCACGATGGGATGCCGCGCGAAAAATCTGGTACGTCGAGCAGCAGCCTGATATGACGCCTTTTGCCCAATGGTCGCCTACTGCGCATGAGAGCGCTGGTGGCGACGAGAGCGTGGCGCAGCAAAAAAAATCAGTATTCAGGCAGCAGGGGAGCGGCAAAGTGCATGTTGGCGCCGATTATGTCGAACAGCCTAAGGTTTGCGATTGCTTGCCCTGGGATTCCTGTGAGAAATGCGTGCACATGGTCCTGGAAACCAGTAGCTAATCCATTTTGATGCACTGCCGCACGTCACAGCTACAGACTGATACAAAGCGTTGCAATGCATATGAAGTCGTATCGCCTCGTTGATGTGAAGATGTTTCCAATTGATGAAACCAAAGGGCACGCCAAGCGCTCCAATCAAGAATTTCCATCAATGCCCGCGAAGCCCGGCAGGTCAGGGTTTCGCTTTGTGACTCCAGAGCAAGCGATACGCTCATCAATATTTTCTGGTTTCAAGCTTGACGCAACTTCAGTAGGATTACTAACGCAAAACCATACGGGAGATTTGGCCGAATGAAAGTGAAGTCTTCAATCGAACGCGGTGCTCAGTATCTCTGCACCAAACTGGGTGATGTCGTAACAGCCATTGAACAAGTCGCAGTGGTCAAAGGTTTGGCCATGTGGGAAGTAGAACGCAAGATAGGATCCGGAATCAGAAAGCGACTGATTGTCTCGGAGCGGACTTTAGTGCCACAGCAGTTATCTGCCGCAGGTGCTTTAGCCTAGACTTGGGCCAGCCTTTTTGCATGGCTGGCGGTTTTTAAAATACCTCAAAATAGAGTGGACTTTCCGCATCAGAGGCGTATTCTGAAATTGAGTTCCGAGTAGTTGCAAGTGCAGTCGGAACGGAGTTTTTATTAGATGACTGGAGGCTTTATGGTTGATAGTCCGCCGCAGTTTGACAGGAAGACTGAGTAACACCGCAACGGCAAATAGCCGAATACTGAGGCCTTGAATGCCTTGGTCAAAGATCGAAGAAGCCCATGTCTAAACCGCATGGGCTTCATGCTGTTGGGCCTTCGGGTTTTCCGATGCTGCTGCGCTACGCAGCTAAGCTTGTTCCTTGATCCAGTCGCGCTGGGCTTCGCGGCGGCGTTTTTCGGTGAGTTTTTCGATGATGCGCGGGCTGGCCTCGGTGAAAGCCATCATGCCGAAGGGCAGTATTTCATCACAGCGCAGGATGTGCAGGCCCATCGGTGATTCGAGCACTTCGGAGACTTCGTCAACGGCAAGTTCAAAGGCCGCCGGTTCCAATTCCGGGAATAGCTGCTGGCGCTTGACGGTGCCGAGCTTGCCGCCGTCCATGGCGGTCGGGCATTGCGAATGGCGAAGCGCAGCCTGACTGAAATTTTCGACGTTTTTTCCGGTTGACCGTAGATCTTCAAGCGTTTTCGCGGCGATGGCCTTTTCTATCGGATTGGAAAAGGTAATCAGGATGTGGCGAAGACGGCGCGCTTCCGGGCGGTCGAAGGCTTCCGGGTGGAGGCGATAGTAGATTTCCGCGTCGACTTCGGTGACCGCCGGAACGGCCGAGGCAACTTTGTCGAGGACGGCTTCGATGCGCAGGTCGCGCTCAACGGCCTCGGCCAGTTTGTCGGCGTTGAGGCCGTTGCGTTCGAGGTCGGCAGCCATATCGTCCGGGCTGGCATAGCGCTGGCGGATTTCGTCGAGACGGGTGGCGATGGTCGGGGCCGGAACGACGACCTGGGCTGCGGTGATGCTGGCCAGAATGCGTTGTTCAAGGCGAGCCTGCTTGCCGGCGACTTCATCGAGGCGGGCCTGCTCGGCCTCGCTCAGCGTGTCGGGCGCCTTTTTGAACAGTTCGTGGGCAAGCTTGAGTTCAAGGTAGCCGTGTTGCATTTGCTTACTCCGCCGGTTTGTGCGGTTCGAGGATGGCTTCAGGAATCTGCAGGACGCGCCCTGGCAGGCTGTCGAAGTGAATGTGATAGGTCACGCCGTTTGCCGCATCGCGGATCACCTTGATGACTTCCCCGACTGCGCCGAGTTCGACCAGCACAGCGCCACCGACTGAAAGCTGCTTGGCGGCACGGACTTTTTCGCGGAACTCGAAGCGTGATGGCGTCCATTCATCATCCCCACCGATCAGTTCCTCTTCGCGGCAACCGACGATCTTGCCTTCCTCGAGGAAATTCACCGAGTAGATGATCTGATCCTGCAAAAAGGTGCCGACATCGACGACATAGCCAATACTGCCGCGGCGCACGAGAAAGTCGCCCGGATCAAGACCGGGATAGGTGCCGTCGTTCCGGACGTTGCGAGTGAGGCGCACGGCCTCACCGTACTCCCATTTTGCATTCATCATTGGCGGAACACCTTGTCGAGGGATACGAAGGAGCTCATGCCGCCATCGGG
It encodes:
- the nifM gene encoding nitrogen fixation protein NifM codes for the protein MQHGYLELKLAHELFKKAPDTLSEAEQARLDEVAGKQARLEQRILASITAAQVVVPAPTIATRLDEIRQRYASPDDMAADLERNGLNADKLAEAVERDLRIEAVLDKVASAVPAVTEVDAEIYYRLHPEAFDRPEARRLRHILITFSNPIEKAIAAKTLEDLRSTGKNVENFSQAALRHSQCPTAMDGGKLGTVKRQQLFPELEPAAFELAVDEVSEVLESPMGLHILRCDEILPFGMMAFTEASPRIIEKLTEKRRREAQRDWIKEQA
- a CDS encoding sigma-54-dependent Fis family transcriptional regulator, which codes for MDTGQKSTQDKGIRLLRPSAHDKHRLPDIDDLAARLRFVPAKGEVWFDDRRMVLLHNTSLGAIRRELIETVGIEKARGLITRMGYQSGARDAEMVRRIRPDSNDFDSFAVGPQMHALEGFVSVETLALDVDVETGHFYGEFIWRNSAEAEQHLATFGDSNTPVCWLQQGYANGYLSSFLGRQMLVREVECKAMGAPACKIVGKALDQWDDPDADFRYLQAQDFVQSPSSKKFSFPRSDSSTTEISDKIDLVGVSSGFNTVCHMIQRVAPTRATVLFLGESGVGKEQFARTLHNISDRAEQPFIAINCAAIPEQLIESELFGVEKGGFSGASQSRPGRFERADGGTLFLDEIGTLSLVAQGKLLRALQEGEIERIGDTRVRKVDVRVVAATNENLRDLVEAGKFRDDLFYRLNVFPVNIPPLRERKEDILLLVEHFLNRYCALHKRKVTGFTEAALEALLFYSWPGNIRELENLIERGVILAPEDGGIDISHLFTSGENIRREPARMEAAASPPEQPAGVPNLSAQLREALASGKLSLDSLEEDAIGQALHLAQGNVSGAAKILGTTRARVAYRLSGRKVAHPAEGKE
- a CDS encoding aldolase/citrate lyase family protein — encoded protein: MEIPINSFKTDLRNGETLLGLWLGLGETFSAEICAGAGFDWLLIDGEHGPNDLRSILSQLQAIEPYPSHAIVRPPQGDHVLIKQLLETGVQTLLIPMVESAEQAAGLVRAMRYPPEGIRGVGAALARASRWGRIQDYSAQANDQMCLLLQVETKLGYDNLDEIVAVDGVDGIFFGAADLAASYGLLGQSNHPSIVQAIETGLQKTRAAGKSGGVLCGDKAIVQRYFEAGARFIAVGVDALLLAAATTNLRQEYRPEPGGKSAANY
- a CDS encoding DUF5710 domain-containing protein; the encoded protein is MKVPFAEKEQAKKLGARWDAARKIWYVEQQPDMTPFAQWSPTAHESAGGDESVAQQKKSVFRQQGSGKVHVGADYVEQPKVCDCLPWDSCEKCVHMVLETSS
- a CDS encoding HD domain-containing protein, which translates into the protein MSGHLSKKGQASDLVERIAQLIKTRFEDESSGHDWHHIRRVWQLARQIAQREGANQEIVELGALVHDIADWKFHAGDDTVGPREAERLLVSEGAASSVIEQVVGIVASISYKGAGVKTAMTTLEGQCVQDADRLDAIGAIGIARCFAYGGHANRLMYDPDQPPVMHATAEAYKAAKGSSLNHFYEKLFLLKDRMNTETGKALAEQRHRYMEEFVAQFLEEWGAACV
- a CDS encoding nitrogen fixation protein NifZ — encoded protein: MMNAKWEYGEAVRLTRNVRNDGTYPGLDPGDFLVRRGSIGYVVDVGTFLQDQIIYSVNFLEEGKIVGCREEELIGGDDEWTPSRFEFREKVRAAKQLSVGGAVLVELGAVGEVIKVIRDAANGVTYHIHFDSLPGRVLQIPEAILEPHKPAE